A window of Theropithecus gelada isolate Dixy chromosome 14, Tgel_1.0, whole genome shotgun sequence contains these coding sequences:
- the PIH1D2 gene encoding PIH1 domain-containing protein 2 isoform X3, with protein sequence METSSKGLLTQVTQFWNLLDDLAESDPEGYEKFIQQQLKEGKQLCADPEPQLCLQTRILKPKEKILFINLCQWTRIPAPQSATHPVPLTVGKPEDTTETSDAYTIIDVAYNPDVLQAAEKNQVKKNQLIQMAMKCIEEQFQFTLSHSYHITKFRIKGSIQRMKQNLMGIQTDSIDLREKMRRELTLGQIRSSTMSNPDHFPQLLLRKDQVSGKAVCLIEEISSTEIQVEIKIPAYELKIVHDHNEKPLKTELKVELPGINSVSLCDLSVSEGTTEPQALAKDEFSLKF encoded by the exons ATGGAGACATCCTCAAAGGGCCTGCTCACCCAAGTTACTCAATTTTGGAACCTCCTAGATGATCTAGCTGAAAGTGACCCTGAGGGCTATGAGAAGTTTATTCAACAGCAGCTGAAAGAAGGGAAACAGCTCTGTGCTGACCCAGAACCACAGCTTTGTCTACAGACCAGGATTCTG aaaccaaaagaaaaaatactttttatcaaCCTGTGTCAGTGGACAAGGATCCCAGCTCCCCAATCAGCCACTCATCCAGTACCTCTAACTGTTGGCAAACCAGAAGATACAACTGAGACATCAG ATGCTTACACGATCATTGATGTTGCCTACAATCCTGATGTTCTTCAGGCAGCAGAAAAGAaccaagtgaaaaaaaatcagttaattcAGATGGCCATGAAATGTATTGAGGAGCAATTCCAGTTCACCCTCTCACACTCTTACCATATTACCAAATTTAGAATAAAAGGAAGCATtcaaagaatgaaacaaaatctgATGGGAATCCAAACTGATTCCAtagatttaagagaaaaaatgagaaggG AACTAACTCTTGGACAGATACGAAGCAGTACTATGAGCAATCCAGATCATTTTCCTCAGCTGTTACTCCGAAAAGACCAAGTTTCAGGCAAAGCAGTGTGTCTGATAGAAGAGATTTCCAGTACTGAAATCCAGGTGGAGATAAAGATACCAGCCTATGAACTAAAAATTGTGCATGATCACAATGAGAAACCTCTGAAAACTGAGTTGAAAGTTGAATTACCTGGTAttaattctgtctctctctgtgacCTTAGTGTTTCTGAG ggaACAACAGAACCACAAGCATTAGCGAAAGATGAATTCTCTTTGAAGTTTTGA
- the PIH1D2 gene encoding PIH1 domain-containing protein 2 isoform X1 translates to MSFHRLKKIIHYSSVMETSSKGLLTQVTQFWNLLDDLAESDPEGYEKFIQQQLKEGKQLCADPEPQLCLQTRILKPKEKILFINLCQWTRIPAPQSATHPVPLTVGKPEDTTETSDAYTIIDVAYNPDVLQAAEKNQVKKNQLIQMAMKCIEEQFQFTLSHSYHITKFRIKGSIQRMKQNLMGIQTDSIDLREKMRRELTLGQIRSSTMSNPDHFPQLLLRKDQVSGKAVCLIEEISSTEIQVEIKIPAYELKIVHDHNEKPLKTELKVELPGINSVSLCDLSVSEDDLLIEVSEKYRLHLNLPKPIDTEMTTAKFIKENSTLIITMPLV, encoded by the exons ATGTCTTTCCACAGGCTTAAGAAAATTATTCACTACTCATCAGTCATGGAGACATCCTCAAAGGGCCTGCTCACCCAAGTTACTCAATTTTGGAACCTCCTAGATGATCTAGCTGAAAGTGACCCTGAGGGCTATGAGAAGTTTATTCAACAGCAGCTGAAAGAAGGGAAACAGCTCTGTGCTGACCCAGAACCACAGCTTTGTCTACAGACCAGGATTCTG aaaccaaaagaaaaaatactttttatcaaCCTGTGTCAGTGGACAAGGATCCCAGCTCCCCAATCAGCCACTCATCCAGTACCTCTAACTGTTGGCAAACCAGAAGATACAACTGAGACATCAG ATGCTTACACGATCATTGATGTTGCCTACAATCCTGATGTTCTTCAGGCAGCAGAAAAGAaccaagtgaaaaaaaatcagttaattcAGATGGCCATGAAATGTATTGAGGAGCAATTCCAGTTCACCCTCTCACACTCTTACCATATTACCAAATTTAGAATAAAAGGAAGCATtcaaagaatgaaacaaaatctgATGGGAATCCAAACTGATTCCAtagatttaagagaaaaaatgagaaggG AACTAACTCTTGGACAGATACGAAGCAGTACTATGAGCAATCCAGATCATTTTCCTCAGCTGTTACTCCGAAAAGACCAAGTTTCAGGCAAAGCAGTGTGTCTGATAGAAGAGATTTCCAGTACTGAAATCCAGGTGGAGATAAAGATACCAGCCTATGAACTAAAAATTGTGCATGATCACAATGAGAAACCTCTGAAAACTGAGTTGAAAGTTGAATTACCTGGTAttaattctgtctctctctgtgacCTTAGTGTTTCTGAG GATGATTTGTTGATTGAAGTATCTGAGAAGTACAGATTACATCTGAATCTTCCAAAACCTATTGATACTGAAATGACTACAGCAAAATTTATCAAAGAAAACTCCACGCTAATCATCACAATGCCTTTGGTGTAA
- the PIH1D2 gene encoding PIH1 domain-containing protein 2 isoform X2, with product METSSKGLLTQVTQFWNLLDDLAESDPEGYEKFIQQQLKEGKQLCADPEPQLCLQTRILKPKEKILFINLCQWTRIPAPQSATHPVPLTVGKPEDTTETSDAYTIIDVAYNPDVLQAAEKNQVKKNQLIQMAMKCIEEQFQFTLSHSYHITKFRIKGSIQRMKQNLMGIQTDSIDLREKMRRELTLGQIRSSTMSNPDHFPQLLLRKDQVSGKAVCLIEEISSTEIQVEIKIPAYELKIVHDHNEKPLKTELKVELPGINSVSLCDLSVSEDDLLIEVSEKYRLHLNLPKPIDTEMTTAKFIKENSTLIITMPLV from the exons ATGGAGACATCCTCAAAGGGCCTGCTCACCCAAGTTACTCAATTTTGGAACCTCCTAGATGATCTAGCTGAAAGTGACCCTGAGGGCTATGAGAAGTTTATTCAACAGCAGCTGAAAGAAGGGAAACAGCTCTGTGCTGACCCAGAACCACAGCTTTGTCTACAGACCAGGATTCTG aaaccaaaagaaaaaatactttttatcaaCCTGTGTCAGTGGACAAGGATCCCAGCTCCCCAATCAGCCACTCATCCAGTACCTCTAACTGTTGGCAAACCAGAAGATACAACTGAGACATCAG ATGCTTACACGATCATTGATGTTGCCTACAATCCTGATGTTCTTCAGGCAGCAGAAAAGAaccaagtgaaaaaaaatcagttaattcAGATGGCCATGAAATGTATTGAGGAGCAATTCCAGTTCACCCTCTCACACTCTTACCATATTACCAAATTTAGAATAAAAGGAAGCATtcaaagaatgaaacaaaatctgATGGGAATCCAAACTGATTCCAtagatttaagagaaaaaatgagaaggG AACTAACTCTTGGACAGATACGAAGCAGTACTATGAGCAATCCAGATCATTTTCCTCAGCTGTTACTCCGAAAAGACCAAGTTTCAGGCAAAGCAGTGTGTCTGATAGAAGAGATTTCCAGTACTGAAATCCAGGTGGAGATAAAGATACCAGCCTATGAACTAAAAATTGTGCATGATCACAATGAGAAACCTCTGAAAACTGAGTTGAAAGTTGAATTACCTGGTAttaattctgtctctctctgtgacCTTAGTGTTTCTGAG GATGATTTGTTGATTGAAGTATCTGAGAAGTACAGATTACATCTGAATCTTCCAAAACCTATTGATACTGAAATGACTACAGCAAAATTTATCAAAGAAAACTCCACGCTAATCATCACAATGCCTTTGGTGTAA